A stretch of the Synechocystis sp. PCC 7338 genome encodes the following:
- a CDS encoding ribonuclease HII has product MAGVDEVGRGALFGPVVAAAVLVPIEAINQLQALGVKDSKKLSPQRRVQFAQVLPPYLHSHGISFADVPTIDRINIRQASLLAMERAVQKLPVMPAYVLVDGRDTLTLPHIASAQMAITGGDDKSLLIGAASILAKVWRDSLITRLAERFPGYDLASNKGYGTAKHRLGLRQYGTTPLHRPLFCRKIIENLD; this is encoded by the coding sequence GTGGCCGGGGTGGATGAAGTGGGGCGGGGAGCTTTATTTGGGCCAGTGGTGGCGGCGGCGGTGCTGGTTCCCATCGAAGCCATTAACCAATTACAGGCTTTGGGGGTGAAGGATAGTAAAAAACTGTCTCCCCAACGTCGTGTCCAGTTTGCCCAGGTATTGCCCCCCTATCTCCACAGCCACGGCATTAGCTTTGCCGATGTGCCCACCATTGACCGGATTAATATTCGTCAAGCTAGTCTATTGGCCATGGAGAGGGCGGTGCAAAAATTGCCTGTTATGCCGGCCTATGTGTTGGTAGATGGGCGAGACACTTTAACTTTACCCCACATTGCTTCTGCCCAAATGGCCATTACCGGCGGAGACGACAAATCCTTACTAATTGGGGCCGCCAGCATTTTAGCTAAGGTTTGGCGGGATAGTTTAATTACCCGTTTAGCAGAGCGTTTTCCCGGTTACGATCTGGCCAGTAATAAGGGTTACGGCACAGCGAAACATCGCCTAGGGTTAAGGCAGTATGGTACGACTCCTCTACACCGCCCGCTTTTTTGTCGCAAAATTATTGAAAACCTGGATTGA
- a CDS encoding Rne/Rng family ribonuclease, with amino-acid sequence MPKQIVIAEKHQVAAVFWKDQIQELVVSTGSQQVGDIYLGLVDNILPSIDAAFINIGDTEKNGFIHVSDLGPVRLRRTAGSISELLAPQQRVLVQVMKEPTGNKGPRLTGNISMPGRYMVLMPYGRGVNLSRRINREEERSRLRALAVLIKPPGMGLLVRTEAEDVPEDAIIEDLENLQKQWELVQQQAMTRSAPMLLDRDDDFIKRVLRDMYSGEVNRIVVDTPAGMKQIKQQLMNWDQGRLPEGVLIDCHRESLSILEYFRVNATIREALKPRVDLPSGGYVIIEPTEALTVIDVNSGSFTHSANSRETVLWTNYEAATEIARQLKLRNIGGVIIIDFIDMDSHKDQLQLLEHFNRCLETDKARPQIAQLTELGLVELTRKRQGQNLYELFGQPCPECGGLGHLVELPGEKGFVSLVPTAVSSSIPPRLVEKPILSPPTVKVSEPPKKEEAKISSPLDLLFHPNYQEQGDRDNNRRRRRRRGSDFSEKENTKSVGVARSKSTNPSPTKEKASGTAPPRRERPSRRVEKTLVPVDVTMTTLEQDIYARMGISPLVKTEYADQDPRSFVVSVVTAGTTAPEENINGNGSQVNTIITAVDNGDNSPDDASSDGPTITSEVTAPVIEQPANATVAQEKVDLPQLNNEASSAAVAEVSAPTETKKRPGRRRRRSSAE; translated from the coding sequence ATGCCAAAACAAATTGTCATTGCTGAAAAACATCAGGTTGCTGCTGTTTTTTGGAAGGATCAAATTCAAGAATTGGTGGTGTCCACGGGCAGCCAACAGGTGGGAGATATTTATTTAGGCTTAGTTGACAATATTCTGCCTAGCATTGACGCCGCTTTTATTAACATTGGGGACACCGAGAAAAATGGCTTTATCCACGTCAGTGACCTAGGCCCAGTTAGATTAAGACGCACCGCCGGTTCCATTTCGGAACTTTTAGCTCCCCAACAGAGGGTGTTGGTGCAGGTGATGAAGGAACCTACCGGGAACAAAGGACCCCGTCTGACTGGAAACATCAGTATGCCAGGGCGTTACATGGTGTTGATGCCCTATGGCCGCGGCGTTAATCTTTCCCGTCGCATTAACCGGGAGGAGGAACGTAGTCGTTTAAGGGCTTTGGCGGTGTTGATTAAGCCACCGGGCATGGGACTGCTGGTACGGACAGAAGCGGAAGATGTGCCGGAAGATGCGATTATCGAAGATTTAGAAAATCTGCAAAAGCAATGGGAATTGGTGCAACAACAGGCCATGACCCGTAGTGCCCCCATGCTCCTAGACCGGGATGATGATTTCATCAAACGAGTGCTGCGGGATATGTATTCTGGCGAAGTGAATCGCATTGTGGTGGATACCCCGGCGGGGATGAAACAGATCAAACAACAGTTGATGAACTGGGATCAAGGTCGCTTGCCGGAGGGGGTTTTAATTGATTGTCACCGAGAATCCCTCAGTATTCTGGAGTATTTCCGGGTCAATGCCACTATTCGGGAGGCCCTCAAGCCCAGGGTGGATCTGCCTTCGGGGGGTTATGTAATCATTGAACCGACGGAAGCTTTGACGGTCATTGACGTTAACTCTGGTTCCTTTACCCATTCGGCTAATTCCCGGGAAACGGTGCTCTGGACTAACTATGAAGCGGCTACGGAAATTGCACGGCAGTTAAAACTGAGAAACATTGGCGGGGTGATCATTATCGATTTCATTGATATGGATTCCCATAAGGACCAGTTGCAACTTTTGGAGCATTTTAACCGTTGTTTGGAAACGGATAAGGCTCGGCCCCAGATTGCCCAGTTGACGGAGTTGGGGCTAGTGGAGTTGACCCGTAAGCGCCAGGGGCAGAATTTATATGAACTATTCGGGCAACCCTGTCCTGAGTGTGGTGGTTTAGGCCATTTGGTGGAACTCCCTGGAGAGAAGGGTTTTGTTTCCTTGGTTCCCACCGCGGTCAGCAGTAGCATTCCCCCCCGGTTGGTAGAAAAACCAATTCTCTCTCCCCCCACTGTCAAGGTTAGTGAGCCGCCGAAGAAGGAAGAAGCAAAAATATCTAGCCCCCTAGACTTACTTTTCCATCCTAATTATCAAGAGCAAGGCGATCGGGATAATAACCGTCGTCGTCGCCGTCGTCGAGGCTCGGATTTTTCTGAAAAGGAAAATACTAAGTCCGTGGGGGTTGCCCGCAGTAAGAGTACTAACCCCAGCCCTACCAAGGAAAAGGCCAGTGGCACTGCGCCTCCCCGCCGTGAGCGGCCGTCCCGTAGAGTGGAAAAAACTTTGGTTCCGGTGGATGTCACTATGACAACTTTGGAACAGGACATTTATGCCCGCATGGGAATTTCTCCTCTGGTCAAAACGGAATACGCCGATCAGGATCCCCGCTCCTTTGTGGTCTCGGTGGTTACTGCGGGTACGACGGCCCCGGAGGAAAACATTAATGGTAATGGCAGTCAGGTTAATACCATCATTACAGCGGTGGACAATGGCGATAATAGTCCCGATGACGCCTCCAGTGATGGACCGACGATTACATCTGAGGTCACAGCCCCAGTTATTGAGCAACCAGCGAACGCAACGGTAGCTCAGGAAAAAGTTGACTTGCCCCAACTTAATAATGAAGCTTCATCTGCTGCGGTGGCAGAGGTGTCTGCTCCCACGGAAACGAAAAAACGTCCTGGCAGAAGACGCCGGCGTTCTTCGGCGGAGTAG
- a CDS encoding SPFH domain-containing protein: protein MEAFFLFFLVFFGSAIGTSVKIVNEKNEFLVERLGSYNKKLTPGLNFTVPILDRVVFKQTTREKVIDIPPQSCITKDNVAITADAVVYWRIIDMEKAYYKVENLQSAMVNLVLTQIRSEIGKLELDQTFTARTEINELLLRELDISTDPWGVKVTRVELRDIMPSKAVLDSMELQMTAERKKRAAILTSEGQRDSAINSAQGDAQARVLEAEAKKKAAILNAEAEQQKKVLEAKATAEALSILTEKLGSDNHAREALQFLLAQQYLNMGTAIGSSDSSKVMFLDPRNIISTLEGVRSIVGDGALDEGLEAALDKVDRHRAG, encoded by the coding sequence ATGGAAGCCTTTTTTCTCTTCTTTCTCGTCTTCTTCGGATCGGCGATCGGTACTTCGGTCAAAATTGTTAATGAAAAAAATGAATTTCTAGTGGAACGGCTGGGAAGTTACAACAAAAAACTTACCCCAGGGCTGAATTTTACGGTTCCTATTTTGGATCGGGTCGTTTTTAAGCAAACCACCAGGGAAAAGGTCATCGACATTCCCCCCCAGTCCTGTATTACCAAAGACAATGTGGCCATCACCGCCGATGCTGTGGTCTATTGGCGCATTATCGATATGGAGAAAGCCTATTACAAGGTGGAAAATTTACAGTCCGCCATGGTGAACTTGGTGTTGACCCAAATCCGCTCTGAAATTGGCAAGCTTGAGTTGGATCAAACCTTCACTGCCCGGACGGAAATTAATGAATTACTACTGCGGGAACTGGATATTTCCACTGACCCTTGGGGGGTAAAAGTTACTAGGGTGGAATTACGAGACATTATGCCTTCTAAAGCAGTGTTGGATTCCATGGAACTGCAAATGACCGCAGAGAGAAAAAAACGGGCGGCTATTCTCACTTCCGAAGGTCAACGGGATTCTGCCATCAACTCCGCCCAGGGGGATGCCCAAGCTCGGGTGTTAGAAGCGGAGGCTAAGAAAAAAGCGGCTATCCTCAATGCAGAGGCGGAACAACAGAAAAAAGTGTTGGAAGCTAAGGCTACAGCGGAGGCCCTCAGTATCCTTACGGAAAAATTGGGTTCTGATAACCATGCCAGGGAAGCCCTGCAGTTTCTCCTGGCCCAGCAATACCTCAATATGGGTACGGCGATCGGCAGTAGCGACAGCAGTAAGGTAATGTTCCTCGATCCCCGCAACATCATTTCCACCTTGGAAGGGGTGCGGTCCATTGTGGGAGATGGTGCCCTGGATGAAGGATTAGAGGCGGCCTTGGATAAAGTGGATCGTCATCGGGCTGGGTAG
- a CDS encoding transglutaminase domain-containing protein — translation MSMVVDSVPDLSTFVGKTIRPVAAVSIHGIVFDGDRLLAVDSKNGYLLEIDPYTNNTKLLNGQYWQEFIGATGLAIADGQLWFSSGQYVYTCNLEGEDLKPEVFAWFDDPVNGVAIWGSTVYITCHKRGHILVYGRDTRKLVATFYSPGIGVENITVRGEELWVCDSAEQSVYCLDRATGEINFSLITPFESPTGLAFYNDQAGEKATLYVAYVQQEPYVRDNPNADPNHELMYRETTFIHPLYFYNDTHKRCTFSNGYLVEMRYVEELAPLDPVDLKQVEWRMALPAETPRQRIRKIESVGLPFSRIDDVNGQKVAVFEFDKLDLDSRAVFGWRVEMEVWGIKYRLKPSDCEYLPALPEGFADRYLVDNDNLSMETDIIIRAAAEAIGRETNILRKMFNIRNYVYDRLSYGIKPHIDTPDLALRRGVGSCGEYVGVLLALARLNGIACRTAGRYKCPPHPLQRNLPMEPDFNHVWFEFYLPGIGWLPMESNPDDTNDGGPYPTRFFMGLAWYHAETAKDVPFEQLLSQGIPVNKQVVSIGELAINHVQFTILEELDPAVHLAD, via the coding sequence GTGTCTATGGTTGTCGATTCTGTGCCCGATTTATCTACTTTTGTGGGAAAAACCATTCGTCCCGTGGCCGCCGTTTCCATCCATGGCATTGTCTTCGACGGAGATCGTCTGTTGGCTGTGGACAGCAAAAATGGTTACCTGTTGGAAATCGATCCCTACACCAACAACACTAAGTTACTCAACGGTCAGTACTGGCAGGAATTTATCGGAGCCACTGGCCTGGCGATCGCCGACGGGCAGCTATGGTTTAGCTCAGGACAGTATGTTTACACCTGTAATCTGGAAGGGGAAGACCTGAAGCCGGAGGTATTTGCCTGGTTTGACGACCCGGTCAATGGGGTAGCCATCTGGGGCAGCACTGTGTACATCACCTGCCATAAGCGGGGCCACATTTTGGTGTATGGCAGGGACACCCGCAAGCTAGTGGCCACTTTTTACAGTCCCGGCATCGGCGTGGAAAACATTACCGTGCGGGGGGAAGAACTGTGGGTCTGTGACAGTGCCGAACAAAGTGTTTATTGCCTCGATCGGGCCACCGGGGAAATTAATTTTAGCCTGATTACTCCCTTTGAAAGCCCCACTGGCCTGGCTTTTTACAACGATCAAGCTGGAGAAAAAGCAACCCTCTATGTGGCCTATGTGCAACAGGAACCCTACGTCCGGGATAACCCCAACGCCGATCCCAACCACGAGTTGATGTATCGGGAAACCACCTTCATCCATCCCCTCTATTTCTACAACGACACCCACAAGCGTTGTACCTTTTCCAACGGTTACTTGGTGGAGATGCGCTACGTTGAGGAACTGGCCCCCCTGGACCCTGTTGATTTAAAACAGGTGGAATGGCGCATGGCCCTGCCAGCGGAAACTCCCCGGCAAAGAATTCGCAAAATCGAATCGGTGGGTTTACCCTTTAGCCGCATTGATGACGTCAACGGGCAAAAGGTCGCTGTGTTCGAGTTTGACAAGCTTGATCTAGATAGTCGAGCCGTGTTTGGCTGGCGGGTAGAAATGGAAGTATGGGGGATTAAATATCGACTGAAACCCAGTGATTGCGAGTACCTTCCCGCCTTACCTGAAGGCTTTGCTGACCGTTACCTAGTGGATAACGATAACCTGAGCATGGAAACCGATATTATTATCCGGGCCGCGGCCGAGGCGATCGGTCGGGAAACCAACATCCTTCGTAAGATGTTTAATATCCGGAACTACGTCTACGACCGCCTTTCCTACGGCATTAAACCCCACATTGATACTCCTGACTTAGCCCTACGGCGGGGGGTGGGTTCCTGCGGGGAATACGTGGGGGTCTTGTTAGCCCTGGCCCGTTTGAATGGTATTGCCTGTCGCACCGCTGGCCGCTACAAATGTCCGCCCCATCCCCTCCAGCGTAATTTGCCCATGGAACCGGACTTCAACCATGTTTGGTTTGAATTTTATCTGCCCGGCATCGGTTGGTTGCCTATGGAATCTAATCCTGACGACACCAATGATGGTGGCCCGTACCCCACCCGTTTCTTTATGGGTCTGGCTTGGTACCACGCTGAAACCGCCAAGGATGTGCCCTTTGAGCAGCTACTGAGTCAGGGTATTCCCGTCAATAAACAGGTGGTTTCCATTGGCGAACTGGCCATCAACCATGTGCAATTCACCATCTTGGAGGAACTAGACC